Part of the Cryptococcus neoformans var. grubii H99 chromosome 2, complete sequence genome is shown below.
gaagagaaaggcgCCGAGAGAAGAGTAGATTATTATAGTAATGTGCATTAGCATGGTCTGAGTCTATGCAAGTTGTACATTTTAGGCTACCCTTTTTGTGTTTTATGCTACCACTGTTTTCTATATAAACTTCATCTAAACTAAACTGACTGCTTCTTGGCTTCCTTGTCCGCCTTGACCAAATCTGTAAATTTGACACCCTTGCCTCCAAAGATATCAAGTGATGAGCCAAAAGTAAGGTCAACTTTGCCGCTTGATAACCGATCAACAAGGGCTAGGTCGGAGATATCTTTGGCACCGCCAGCATATGTACAGGGGATGCTTACCCACTCGCCAAGCCCTTGTAATATGTAAGCATTGACAAAGACGCAGAACTTGTATCAAGTCCCATGTGGACTTACGGGTGACAAGTTCTTCATCGATGCCTTGACATAATCCTTCAACGTCGGCAGCATGGATGAGCAATTCAGAGCAATACTGCTCTACAAGCTGTATACTTTCTGCAAGATAGGTCAGGTACGATGTCGATGGATGAGTCGTACAAAAAAGATCCACCCTTAGTAACGGCCATATCTGTAAGAGTCTTCCACCCGTTCATAGCTACAACCCAGCCGCTTTCTCGTTTACGACAGCTATAAGAGCAATCGAGTCAGTACAGAGACTTCTTGCATGTTGTTATACTTTGTACCTAATATCAACAACAAGTTTGTCCTTGCCAACTTGGTTTGCCAGGCGTTTTAATCTATCCTCATCAAACTTGCCGTTCGGAAACAAGTAACTCGTTACAATCACCTGGATTTCGACGAGTTACAGTCTCGAGCCTATAACTAGAAGCAGCGGACTAACCTTGGAGGCACCATTATTTAGCCATTCCTGGGCATTGGCTTCCGTTATCCCACCACCGACTTGCATACCATCTCTCCAAGTACTGACTGCTTCATTCGCAGCCTCGTCGTTTCCTGGACCAAGCTTGATTATGTGTCCTCCCATAAGGTCGTTAGTCTTGTACAGGCCGGCAAAGTAGGAAGGAGGGTGTCTAAAGTAGCCATACGATTAGTCAACCCGTAGAGCTTCAATTCTGAAAAGAACATACGTAGCAACGAAGTTCTCGGTGGGTCCAGCGCCAGACCGAGACGTGAGATCAAGGGTACCGCCCACAATTTGTTTGACGACGCCTTGGTGGAGATCGATACAAGGTCGGAATTGGGAGTGCTTTCTGGACATTTTTAGGAGGTTGGTGGTTTCTCAATAAGATACAATGTATACAAAGGAAATGGTAAAAAAAATAGAAGACGTCGAAGGAGCAATGGGGCTCATCAGCTTGAAGAGGTATATCACAGCCCAATTTTGTGCAGTTCTTAATTTATTGGGGGGTTAATGAGTCAGGCACACAAGTGGTTTCAATTTTAGCCCATAAAGACTGGACATTTACGCCCAGTCTCGATCATTGTATCATGCCCAATTCgctgcctttttttcgaaCATTTCCGAGGATACCTTTTACGTCAAAAAACAACAACGCCATTGACCACTTACAAAAATGGAGAGAACAGCTATTCTCGCTCTCAGGGGCACGCCGAATCCCTTCAATGCCCTCCGGCCCCGCTCTACGCTCTGCTCCCTCCCGCTCTTCTCTCGCAGAGCGAGCACGACCTCCACCCCTCGACTGCCCACCACCACTGGCGCTCATCCTGTTTTACGACAGCGTGGCCCTATCCTCCAACCTCGATTACCATCAGCCACCAGCTGGCCATGGCGTCAGATcccgtcttcttcccctgaTATGACAATCCTTGAACGAACTGTCTTCGCCCGACCTTCTGATTTTAGTCCAcctttgttgttgttcgCTGCCGGCGTCTGGGGTCTGTTTGTGATCTCATGGTATGCTCTCCCAGATCCTCCCAAAAGAGAGTTgacagaggaggaaaaggtaaAGATTGAGGCCAGACATGCTGAAGCGTGAGTCGTTCGCCTTCCCgtaaaagcaaaaaaaacTAAAGCTCAAGACTTTGAATAGCGGTTTCTGGTTACAGTTGGGTGACCGAGTATCTGGCTCTGTATACTCTTCGGCCCAGCCTATCCTCATGGGTGGTGTCTCCTTGATACTCGCTGGTTTCCTTATTGCATCCTCCACGATTGCCACGAGGATTACAATGGTACAGATGCGACCTGTGAACGGGTCAGGTGAAGGCAAAACGTTCTTGAAATTGACAACAGTGGCGCACGAGATGCTCAAAGGAATGATTAAGCCAAGAGAGGTCAGAATAGAGGATTGCAGCGCTTATTTCCCTAGTGCTGGTAAGTGCCCCCCCCCTAAGGCAGCGTATATTGTTTGAAGGCTTATATGACGTAGAACGTGCGACCACCGTCCGCCTGCGCGTGCTCAAACCCGATGGCCAACCTTTCAAATACACACTTGACCGGTTTCCTTACAATCTTGATTTCAGAGAGATTAAGGAAGACTATAAGGTAGTTGATAAGGAAATTGTCCTCTCAGTACCTAGGTTGCAACAGACATTTGGCGCCATTCTTAAAGGGAAGCCAAACTATGCCAAGATAGCGTGATAATAAGTCATGATCTCATCAATGCATATTTACACTCGTCAAATTACTGACGTTACGTTCTTTGAGGAGACGAGGTACGGGAGCAAGCAGAGTGTTGTATTTTTGAGCGTGtattgagaagatgaagcagacTATAGATGGTATATGGCCTAACACTACCTCCAGCTCAATGGGAGCAGGAAGACGAAAGTTATTTGAGGAATACCTGTTAACTCGAAATTGGAGCTTCTCAAAGTCCGTCGTCGGCTCcaagacgaggaagatggttgATAACTTGCCAATAAACGCGGGTGTGGAATGTTCAGCCGAATTGTTCGTGCGATGGCTGTTTTCGGTGAATTTTTGAACATCGTTGTATGAAACTCAATTCTGTTGAGATTAGCAAGCAGGCTGCCGTGAATCCCTACCCCCTCGTTCAGCCTTGGACCACGATGGGATAATAATATACTGTCGGAGAAGGCATGAACAAACACAGATCGGGACAAAAACATCTGCAGTTTTCGCAATTAGGAAACATCTTGTGACTGTTCTAATCAAAGTGGAGGCTCTCTAATTTACATTACTAAAAGCACTACAATCGATTAGTAGACTTTCTTGCGCATTATGTCATGCTGGTTTGCGTGGAGGCCAGCTACAGTTGGCCTGTTCGTTTTCCCGACGGACTTTGACTAATGTGCATATCCATTTCAACTTTACAGAACCAGGTATACGCATACTAAATCAGGCCTGCACAATAGAACGGGCATTATGAGAGCAAGCACAGTAGCTCTAGCCCTCGCAGCTTCAGCCCTAGCGGCGTCCGCGTCTCCACCAGTACGCGTAAGTCTCGAGACAGGCTGGGCAGCTCCCCCCTTGGTCCTCGAGATCCTGTAAGTCGTCCTTTATAGTTGGAACTAGCTGCTTACATGTCTATAGCGAAACTGTGTATGATGAATACCCTTCGTCCTACTTCcagctccttcatcttttatcctctcttcctccagatTCTACAGACGAATCCATATTATCCTCAACGCTGGACCTCATTCAAGCCTACTCACTACTTCCTTCGCCGTCATCACTATCTACTTTTCACCTTGCCTTATCCCTACACTCAACAGCACCTAGAATAGAAGCCCAATACAACTGGTACAATAGTGCCGTGAAGGGACAGGAAAATAAGTTGGGAGTGGAAGGTTGTGAAGGTTGGGTTGAATGGCGAGGGAAAGGGTTCTGTGATGTTGATGGGCTAAAGCGGGACATGGAGATGAGTattgaggaaggaataCATAAAATGTAAGCTGCCTCATGATGGAAGGCGTGTTCGATGTCTGATCTAGGCCAATAGTAACCAGGAACCTCATTCACTTCCATTCGATCGCACTTTTTCGTCGGCCTCTTCTACCTCATTCTCGCCTCGGGCCATATTCTATTACGCTCCATTCGCTTCTACTTCCAATGAACTTCTTGGATACCTGGATCACCATGCGTCTCACTACCCAGAGTTCACTTATACCGTCCGTTACCAGTCCCCTTTGTCGGACGCCGCCAAAAAACCTTCGTCTCTCTCAGGATGGGGCGCGGAGATGGCCCTTAAGAAGATGGATTATCTCGTTGTTGACGACCGCGCTACTGGGAAGATCACCTTCCAGAATGAAGGTGATGAGGTGGCTCGGAATGAGAGTAACATATTTGCTCACGTATTTGGGAATGACCCATGGAGTGATCAAGCAACGCCTTTGACAGCGACAGAGATCAGAGGTTGGTTGTCTCATTTTCCATGAGTCCGTACTTGGCTGACAATAACTGGAAAGACATTGGTCTCAAGGCTGCTACTCTTATCATGTCTTCGGATGACCCTATTTCTGCCCTAACTCACCTTTCGCAAGATTTTCCCAAGTATTCGGCTGCCCTCGCTCATCAAGTTGAGGTACCAGAGGATATTCAATCAAAGGGCAGGACTATTGCTGTCAGAGGAAAGGCGAAAGAAGCTATATATATTAATGGCAAGCCGTTTGACAGGGATTTGAATCCGTATACGTAAGTAAATGTTTTCGTTTCGACCCATACTGATCATGGCATATAGTCTTCTGAAAGCCCTTCGTGATGAGCGCCAACTCACAATTTCCCTCACTTCCTTGGGTCTTACCCCAAAGCAATCCATTGACATATTGGCGGATCCCGTTGTTGGCCAAGGCcagattgaagatgacatGGGAGAAGGCTTGGTAGATGCAAGTGATAGAATCGAGGGTGGCGACGTTATTACTTATTGGAATGACATTGAGAAAGACAAAAGGTATCACAATTGGCCTATCCATCCTCAAGGGGTAAGCAATTCCTTTTTATTGCGGTACATGCTGAAGCGCTATGTAGTACATGCGCCCTGTATACCCTGGTCAGTTCCATAACGTCAGGCGGAATACATTCAATCTCATTTTCGCCCTGGACCTCTCCCGAATCTCGTCCCTTGAGCTTATTGTCCACTCCATTTCTACCATGATTCAGAGAGGTTTGCCTATAAGATTTGGTATAGTACCTGTATTTGAGCCTGAACAGCAAGACGACATCTGTAAGTGCCGGCCCTGACTTACATTTATGATTGCTCAAAGAAAATTAGCTCTTCAGATGGCCAAAGTCTTCTGGTACTCGGTCAAGACctttggaagaagctcaaCCCGGGACTTTTTCGCTGCTGTAAGCCCGGTAGTTGTGTACGCTATTAATTTGTGCTAAAACCTTTCAATCAGATCATCGATGCAATTCCGCGCCAGCTCAACAATCCTGCTCCTCAAgtaaatgatgatgttctCCGTAAAGGGTATGATGCCCTTTCCGCGACTTCTAAAAAGGCTTCTTTAGCCTTTGATGATGTTTTGACCTCTGACGATTGGGATCACCATATCGAGAAGGCTGGGAATTATTTGAAGAGGTTGTTAATCACCAAAAAAGATACAGAGAATGGCGGTATGTTCATGAACGGGAGGTTCACGCCTAATGCGCCTACCTGGCCCAACATTGTTACACAAGAGATGCAGTCACAGCTCGCCTTCATCCAAGAACAGGCAAGTAAGGTATTTCGTATCCATCGCAATTATTGACTTGGGCGCAGGTCATGTTGGACGCAATCCCCGAAGACATTTCAACTATGTTCTATGATTTGCCAGCCACCTCtaaaaggaggagcagcCTCGTTATTCCAGTTGGCGACAACAAGCTCAAAGTTTTCAATTTGGTCGATCTCTTTAAAAATGAGGGGATTGAAGGCAAATTGAGCGGAGAGTTCGTCTATCCAGGTCAGCCATAACATCTAGGAACTGTGGTTTCCCCTGCTGATTTAAGAATGTagatggagaaagaggaacaCCGATCAGTATGTGGATTATAGGAGACCTTGATTCTCCTGAAGGTCTGGAGATTGTCAAGAACGGCCTACAGCACCTCCAGACTCCGCAATGCGCTTCCAGGCTCGGCTTCATTCATGTACCCCCTGCATCTCgccattcttcttgtcccGCAGGGCAGTATTGCTTCTCAACTGTGCTTTACCAGATTCTTTCCCAAAACGCACTCTCTTTGACCAAACCTTCTGATCTACTGGAGCTCATATCAGAAGTCCAGCACTCTGTTAAAACAAATTTGGAAAAAGCTGGCGAAATTAACGTTGGGAACCAAGAAGTGGATGACTTTGGAATAACATTCACACTGTCTCCCGAGGACCAACAGAAGTATTTCGAGGCTAAACCTTTGCACAGTATGACGTTTGGCGGGTGGGTTGCTGGAGATACAGCTGCGGCTAGCGAGTTCTGGAAGGCCGGGACCCAAATCGCAGGAAAGCTTGCCATCACGGACGGTGTGCACATACTTGTTAATGGTCGAGTAAGTAACAATATTATTCGTGAGTAATTGCGTTTCTTATGCTAATACTTGGTTAGCTTGTCGGTCCCATCACTCCAGTGACATTCCCGCTTGATGACTTCGAAGCTTTGGAGGCGTACGAGCACAGGAAGCGCGTTAAGCCTATCATCGATGTTCTTAAGACGATGTACGATGATATTACTGCCTTTGACAGGTAAGGTTTTTCATAAACCATTGGAAATGGGATCACCGACTCTTTCGTAGACCAACATTGGCCAACCTTATCTCCAAAGCCTCCTCTGTAGTCACCGCGGCTTATAAGCCTCttgatggtgaaggaatCTTCGCACCTGCCCAATCGACTAGGACGAGGTATTATGAAAGACTTGACGATGGATCCACGTGAGTCATGATACGCCAATCTTCAAGTTTAAGGCGTTGACATGTCAGGGCAGGTCATTCAAGCTCGGGGATGAGGACATGTCCCTGTTGAAGGTGGCAGTTGTTGTAAACCCATTATCTGAGCAAGCCCAAAAGTGGTCGCCTCTCATCCAGGTAGGTAATTCACTGGGGCGTAGATGTCGTGAAGCTAAATCGACCGTAGACTTTGTCTGAAATGGACCACGTCTTTGTGTCTGTATATCTAGAGCCAGAGGCGCTAATGGAGGAGGTCAAGTTGAAGAGGTTCTATCGTACTTCTGTACCTTCCAGGTTGACCTTTGATGTCGATGGGTGCGTCTGCAACGACCTTAATGGCTCTAACATGAAGCCTTGGCTAATGCTCGACTGTAGTGCTGCCATTGCCCCTGGTCTGACATTCAACGACCTTCCCTCCAACCCTATCTATACTCTTGGTCTCGACACTCCGCCGTCCTGGATTGTCTCGCCCAGGACTTCACCATACGATCTggacaatcttctcctgtcCTCCACCTCGTCACCTGTCGCTGTCACCTTCCAGCTCAAGCAACTTTTGATTGAGGGCCACGCTCGAGAATCAGGCAACATTCCTCCTCGTGGTCTTCAACTACAGCTCAAAACCCTTGATGGAGATATTGCTGCCGATACACAAGTGATGGCTAACCTCGGTTACTTGCAATTCCGCGCCACGCCTGGTTACTATACATTGTCCATCAGACCGGGTAGGGGTGAAGAAGTCTTCAACCTTGAGAGCATTGGTGCCGAGGGTTGGGATAGCCCGTCGGTAGGGGAAGTCGGAGACGGTGTCAGTCTGTCAAGCTTTGATGGAGAGACGATATACCCAAGATTcgcaaggaaagagggtaTGGAGAAAGCCGACGTCCTTCAAGAATCGGTTGCTGCTCCGGAAGGATTGGCGAAACAGGTCTATTCAAGGTAAGCTCGGTTACTTATAGTACGAGACTGATCATCGCTGATGATGACTTAGGATGAAGTCTATCGTTGGACTGTCAACAAAGGTTACGCCCGCTAAGTCTGAGCATGCCGATATTAACATTTTCACTGTTGCTTCTGGTCTTTTGTACGAGCGTTTTGCATCAATCATGATTCTTAGTGTCATGAAGCACACCAATAGCTCTGTCAAATTTTGGTTTATCGTAAGCTATTCATCCTGATATGACATAATCGGCTTATTGACCTTCGTTTGTACAGGAAaacttcctttccccaACTTTCATTGTGAACcatttccctctttccgcCGGTTGAATAACACTAACAGGTATTCAGACGTTTATCCCTAAACTTGCCGAGGAATACGGCTTTCAATACGAGTTCGTAACTTACAAGTGGCCGCACTGGCTGCGAGCTCAGACAGAGAAGCAACGAATCATTTGGGCGTAAGTTTTTTTGCAATTTCCTTCACGCAAGATCTCACACTATCTCTCAGATACAAGATCCTTTTCCTCGATGTCCTTTTCCCCATGTCTCTTGACAAAGTCATCTTTGTCGATGCCGACCAGATTGTTCGTACTGACATGAAGGAGCTAGTGGATGTCGATTTGCATGGAAGGGTCTACGGCTATGCGCCTATGGGTAACAGCcgaaaagagatggaaggctTTAGATTCTGGAAGAGCGGATATTGGAAGGAAGCGCTGAGAGGAAGACCGTACCATATTAGGTATTGACATCTCGAATTCTGTTCTTCAAATACATACTGATTATTGGACAGTGCTCTGTACGTTGTTGATCTCAAAAAGTTCAGGCAGCTCGCTACGGGAGTAAGTAAAATCTACTTCACTCTGCCAGGCCCAGCTGACCGGTTTTAGGATCGACTTCGAGGGCAATACCATGCACTTTCAGCCGATCCTAATTCACTTGCCAACCTGGATCAAGACCTTCCCAACTCAATGCAGGATCAAATCCCTATATGGACACTGGATCAAGACTGGTTGTGGTGTCAAACTTGGTGCAGCGATGAAAGCTTGGCCACGGCGAAGACTAGTATGTCATTATGTAATCTCTTAAGTGTTGGTACTGATCATATCTGATAGTCGACCTTTGTCAAAACCCTCTTACTGTAAGTGCTCTACTCATAAATATTTCCGAAAAATGGGTTAACCCCTTAACAGAAGGAGCCCAAGCTTGTCCGTGCTCGACAGATTCCAGAGTGGGACGCGTACGACCAAGAAATTGCCGCGTTCGCTGCTCGGGTGTCagaggagggtgaagaaagCGGGGCTTTGGCTATCAGCGTGGACTATTTGGCGTCAGAACGCCACGTTTCTGGGGTcgaagggaaagagggggAGACAGAGCGTGAAGCTGAAGGACGTATCGGGGATGAGCTGTGATTTATTATGACTAGTAAACAACACAGAATGAAATGCATTATTTGTTTCTCAGGCACGTTGTATCCCATTTCCAGGCACATTCTAATCGGAATTCGGAACTAGGAACTCGAGATTTGAGTTGCGAAAATGGCCGTTGGTTAGGTCGTTTTCTTCGTTGTTTATGCATTTTCCCGTCTCATCTTCGTTCAAAAACAATTTTGAGTCCAACAAAACATGTTTGGACCTGGTGCCATTAGATTTTCTCGCAGGGGATGGTTCATCACTGGATCAAATGGAAAGGACGCTCTTCGACAGGGAGCTCTGCAGAAAGCGTTCCACTTTGCTTCAAAACGGGCTGTTAAAGTTCCAGCTGCTCCTAAAGGTGAACGATCCCATTTATAGGCTATCTTCAAATTTATAGCTAATCAATTATCGCTTAACGTACAAACAGACTCACCaacaccatcttccaacGCTCATTCTACTGTCGCTCTTACCTCCCCTTGGCCATGGCGACCCATAACCCCCTCGTCAAAACTCCCGGCACACACCATTTTGGAAGAGCGAGTCATATACGCAAGACcactttccttttcccctaGAAGACACTTGTTCTTGGGATGTACTCTGGCTGGATGCGGTGTCATGTTTTGGATGATGCCTGACAAGCCGAGAATGCCTGATTGGTTCAGTGAAGACATCGGACTGTTCAAGTGAGTAGCGTTCAGCTAGAGGCTAAAGAATTCTCCATTTACTTATGGACTTGTAGGAGGATACTTGGTACTATCAATAACTACATTTTCCTCGAtctccctcctttccttgcccttgctgGTACCACTCTGGTCGCGTACAGAATCCTTTTCGCAACGGCTCGACGAGTGACCAGATTATCACAAGTTCGGACAAGGAGTGATGGTGTGCAGGGCATTCAGACCAAGACCAACCTGAGACTCCAAACAGGTAAACAAGACTTATGGGGCAGGAATTCTGGAGTCAGAGATCTGGATATTGCAGACCTCAGGGTGGAGGCGGTACCAGGCCGTAAGTGTCATTATCTGGTTACAATTTCTTTAATGTGATTGCTAAGATATTTAATCCCGATTCAGGCGCTGGCAAGGGTTACCTCTCTTTAACGCTCCGTCCAGAAGCAATTAAACACAAATGGATCGAGCGAAGGCCTTATTACATGGATTTTAGAAACTCTAGATTTGTAGCGGAGACGGATCAGGAAGTTGTCATGTCGTTGAATAGGGTTGAACATGTTTTTGGCAGGGTGCAGGGAGCGTGATGATGAGAAAATGTATGGTAAGTTTGGGGACTGTTTCAAAACTGCAAATGTTGAGAGCTGCATGATGCTGACGTATGTCAAAGACTTCATCCCAAATACTCGCATATCTCATTCGATGCATTGCATTATTGCATTAATCTTAGTCTGCTAATGATCGACGGGAGGAATTGGAGCTACGTAGAAGCCATGTAAATCATCGCCTTCGGGCAGAAGCTTTCACGTTTGCTCGCCGTTTTTGAGCACCTGCCTCCACTTGCATCATCCATCGCCGAAAGTATTAATATCCATCCGTCGACCGCCGAATGCTCGCGGTTTGTTAAAAGGAGCCTTTTCCAAACCAGTGCTCAGCTCCTATTTTAGCTATTCATGGCCGCTCAGTATATGGTTCCGGCCGGTGCTGTGAGTTAATACTTCTGAAGCTGATGTGGAGTGCACAGGGCTCGTCCCAATTCGTTAGGCAATGGCGGATCACATGCGTACACCGAATGGGGGAGATGCATAGCCACAGGCATCAATGAAAATCACTGTTGGCCAACTATGATGAGGAAATATATAAGCGTCGCCTATTACATTTGATCGAACGGGTTTCCCCTCTTCTGCATTACAATTACAATTCTCCACTACCCCTCGCGTTGAGAAAGCTAGCTCCATAATGAAGATCTTCAGCAGTTTCAGCATCATCTCTgccttcctcgtcgtcctctCCGCATCTGTATCCGCAAAAGTGTATCACGTCTCTGTCCCCGAAAAGGCTTCGCCTGGAAAGATTATCATCGCAactctttcatcatccagcTATATTCAAAACTGGGATGACTTTGGTGTAAGTTCTCTTGTCTGTCTTCTTGTCAACAGATCAATTAATGATAAGTGTAAAAAAAAGGTTATTTGGGGTCTAGTGCATGAAGGACTCTAGTGCATGAAGGACAAGAATGCGATGGATGTGTAGGTCAAGAGATTGGGTACCAAAACCTTTAGTTCGTGTCATATCTTCTTGCGCCGACTGGGGTTCTAAAGAGCTGATGAGTATATTTTGTAGTAAAGATCCAAGTTACTCCACGCAGCCTGGCAATGTTTCGTTCCAGGTCACTATTCCGGACACTACTATGGGCCCATACACCTTTGTAGCTGCTGTTCCCCACCTTGTAGGAGTGCGTTATACCTCACGAAACGATTAAAAGGAAAGCCAAAAGAATGATGCTAAATGGTCATTACAGGCCTCGGGGGAGACAGGAATCAACTACTTCACGCAAGCTATTGAGCTCGTGTCCAGTGCTTAGAATTAGGGTCTAGCTAGATAAACCACGGGAAAGCGTGAAAGCATCAACCAGTTGATACCTCTGATAATGTAGTATTGTAAGCCTCGCAACTAATCGTAAGATGCGCCCTATACATAATGCATGTAATAACCTAAAATTTGTAAAACCTATACAAAATGAACAACAAATAATCTTTAAAGACCAGCCTTATGACAAAATCTGTAGTGCTTTCATCAGTACGTGCAATAACAGCCACACGGAATTACTTACAGCAAGGAGAATAACGGCGCCCACTATGACAAGGATGAGCAACAAGCAGGCCATCCTTTTCCCAGCCTTTCGCTGATACTCGTGCGCCGTTGTAAGTTCTTCGGCAGCAGAAGAGCTATCACGAGCAACGGAGATGACGTTGCTTTCGATATTGTCTTAGTGTAGTGTCAATATTGACATTCGAAACCCCCACAATTC
Proteins encoded:
- a CDS encoding phosphoribosylformimino-5-aminoimidazole carboxamide ribotide isomerase is translated as MSRKHSQFRPCIDLHQGVVKQIVGGTLDLTSRSGAGPTENFVATHPPSYFAGLYKTNDLMGGHIIKLGPGNDEAANEAVSTWRDGMQVGGGITEANAQEWLNNGASKVIVTSYLFPNGKFDEDRLKRLANQVGKDKLVVDISCRKRESGWVVAMNGWKTLTDMAVTKESIQLVEQYCSELLIHAADVEGLCQGIDEELVTRLGEWVSIPCTYAGGAKDISDLALVDRLSSGKVDLTFGSSLDIFGGKGVKFTDLVKADKEAKKQSV
- a CDS encoding UDP-glucose:glycoprotein glucosyltransferase; this translates as MRASTVALALAASALAASASPPVRVSLETGWAAPPLVLEILETVYDEYPSSYFQLLHLLSSLPPDSTDESILSSTLDLIQAYSLLPSPSSLSTFHLALSLHSTAPRIEAQYNWYNSAVKGQENKLGVEGCEGWVEWRGKGFCDVDGLKRDMEMSIEEGIHKINQEPHSLPFDRTFSSASSTSFSPRAIFYYAPFASTSNELLGYLDHHASHYPEFTYTVRYQSPLSDAAKKPSSLSGWGAEMALKKMDYLVVDDRATGKITFQNEGDEVARNESNIFAHVFGNDPWSDQATPLTATEIRDIGLKAATLIMSSDDPISALTHLSQDFPKYSAALAHQVEVPEDIQSKGRTIAVRGKAKEAIYINGKPFDRDLNPYTLLKALRDERQLTISLTSLGLTPKQSIDILADPVVGQGQIEDDMGEGLVDASDRIEGGDVITYWNDIEKDKRYHNWPIHPQGYMRPVYPGQFHNVRRNTFNLIFALDLSRISSLELIVHSISTMIQRGLPIRFGIVPVFEPEQQDDISLQMAKVFWYSVKTFGRSSTRDFFAAIIDAIPRQLNNPAPQVNDDVLRKGYDALSATSKKASLAFDDVLTSDDWDHHIEKAGNYLKRLLITKKDTENGGMFMNGRFTPNAPTWPNIVTQEMQSQLAFIQEQVMLDAIPEDISTMFYDLPATSKRRSSLVIPVGDNKLKVFNLVDLFKNEGIEGKLSGEFVYPDGERGTPISMWIIGDLDSPEGLEIVKNGLQHLQTPQCASRLGFIHVPPASRHSSCPAGQYCFSTVLYQILSQNALSLTKPSDLLELISEVQHSVKTNLEKAGEINVGNQEVDDFGITFTLSPEDQQKYFEAKPLHSMTFGGWVAGDTAAASEFWKAGTQIAGKLAITDGVHILVNGRLVGPITPVTFPLDDFEALEAYEHRKRVKPIIDVLKTMYDDITAFDRPTLANLISKASSVVTAAYKPLDGEGIFAPAQSTRTRYYERLDDGSTSFKLGDEDMSLLKVAVVVNPLSEQAQKWSPLIQTLSEMDHVFVSVYLEPEALMEEVKLKRFYRTSVPSRLTFDVDGAAIAPGLTFNDLPSNPIYTLGLDTPPSWIVSPRTSPYDLDNLLLSSTSSPVAVTFQLKQLLIEGHARESGNIPPRGLQLQLKTLDGDIAADTQVMANLGYLQFRATPGYYTLSIRPGRGEEVFNLESIGAEGWDSPSVGEVGDGVSLSSFDGETIYPRFARKEGMEKADVLQESVAAPEGLAKQVYSRMKSIVGLSTKVTPAKSEHADINIFTVASGLLYERFASIMILSVMKHTNSSVKFWFIENFLSPTFITFIPKLAEEYGFQYEFVTYKWPHWLRAQTEKQRIIWAYKILFLDVLFPMSLDKVIFVDADQIVRTDMKELVDVDLHGRVYGYAPMGNSRKEMEGFRFWKSGYWKEALRGRPYHISALYVVDLKKFRQLATGDRLRGQYHALSADPNSLANLDQDLPNSMQDQIPIWTLDQDWLWCQTWCSDESLATAKTIDLCQNPLTKEPKLVRARQIPEWDAYDQEIAAFAARVSEEGEESGALAISVDYLASERHVSGVEGKEGETEREAEGRIGDEL